The genomic stretch tagaaattgATGATTAAGGTAAGAAATGAGTAGAGATTGTATGAATGATAGTTCAAACATAGTGTATAACATGTTTGTTGGCTGAAAATGATTATCAAActattattttttgtgtttgcATGTTTGCATTGCCGTCATTGACGCACCTGAGGTGTTGCAGAAAATTTGGGAGATGTATCTTCGGAATTGTTCAACATTTAAGGTTTCCAGTAACAAGAGACGCATCTCTGAAATTTAGCAGtctgttttatttttttttctttcttgtTTGTAGTGTTGCTTGCTTGCATTAATTGTCTGGTTTACTTTAACTTACAGGCATTATGGTTGATAGGCACGATAAAATAAGGCACAGGAGGATTGCACAACATGCATCAGTGCGGTGGGAGTAGAGTCAGATTTTGGAGGCTCATGTTCACTCTGGTCATGTAGAGATATCTACTTCTAGGACTCGTGCTTCTCCTCATGtttctccatcttcttcttcccGTATGAGACATGTTTCACTTACTGGTGCATCGCTCCCTCCATCCTCACGTTGGCGCCAGGTTTCACTTATTCAGACGCCAGAGGTACCCGAGTTACCGGTGGTACCGGAGGCATCAGTGCCACCTCCGACGAATGATGCTTCTGAGTCAGTGTCTGCTCCTGCTGTTGTGCCAGTGCCACCTTCGGATGGTGAGAATGTTGAGCCAAAGCCATTTGAAGAAGGCTATGTAGAGTTGTCACTACTGCCTTTGTACCCAGACCATTCTGTTAGACATATCTTGGACAAAGAGGTAGCATTAGTTTGATTCATTCTTTTTAATTTACGTTTATTGTAATTTACCTTTATTAATATATTACAAATTTCTGACGTTGATTTTTATTTTCTGCAGGATCGTGATCCGCTGAAATTTATTAACCAGAGGCGAAAGATTACTGGCTTGCCTCAACTGAATGAGGAGTGGTTTTATGCAGCTTTGTCCGTATCTGGGATGAGGGACTTGTGCATGAGCGGTCAACTACGGGATGCTTAATGCATTCGTGGAGAGATGGCACACCGATACCTCGTCACTTCATCTCCCGTTGGGTGAGATGTTTATTACACTCAACGATGTATCGTGTTTGCTGCATCTTCCGATAAGGGGAAAACTTCTAGATCATGGGAGGATTAGCAAAGACGAGGCACTCGAG from Lathyrus oleraceus cultivar Zhongwan6 chromosome 7, CAAS_Psat_ZW6_1.0, whole genome shotgun sequence encodes the following:
- the LOC127105186 gene encoding uncharacterized protein LOC127105186, with the translated sequence MRHVSLTGASLPPSSRWRQVSLIQTPEVPELPVVPEASVPPPTNDASESVSAPAVVPVPPSDGENVEPKPFEEGYVELSLLPLYPDHSVRHILDKEDRDPLKFINQRRKITGLPQLNEEWFYAALSVSGMRDLCMSGQLRDA